Below is a window of Streptomyces sp. NBC_00289 DNA.
GAGAGCGCAGGCATCCACGATCCCGACAGCGCCCTGGACGATGACCGGTGGATCGAGTGGCGCGGCGGTCGCGCACACCAGTGGACCCGGCCCAACCCCGCGCCCCCCTGAGCAACTGGACGAGCGGAGCCGCCCGCGGGATTGCGGGCCGCCGTCACTGACACGCACCTGAACCCTGCCCCAGGTGTGCGTGGCCTGCAGACGCAGGACGATCGGCGGCAGGACGTGGGGGACAGCGTTGGTGACCATTCCCGAGATCACCACCAGCGCGTCGTACACCTGCTCCTCGGTAAGGGCTCAGTGTGATTTAACGTCTGCGGGTTCGGGAGTGTCGGCGGGTGGGCTGATGGTGTAGTTCCACTGGCCGTGGGTTTCGTGACGGGTCAGCGGGAGGGCCTTCATGGCCTTGTCGCTGATCTTGATGCCTGTGGGGTAGACACCGGTGTCCAGGGCCGCGGACACGGTCAGGCCGGTCTCGGTCGTCGTCGCACCGATCAGGGAAACGGCGGCCTCGTGGCTGGTCAGTGGTGTCCCGCGCCAGTTCATGGTGATTGCGGAGAACAGCCGGTGCTCTATGCGATTCCACTTCGAAGTACCCGGCGGCAGGTGCAGCACGGTGATCGACAGGCCGGTCTCGGCGGCGAGGGCAGCCAGCCCGGTCTTCCAGGCCCGTAGTCGGCTGCCGTTGGATCCGCCGCTGTCCGCGGTGATCGTCAGTGTCGTGGCCTGCGGATATGCGGCCCGGCCGACGTTGTTCCACCAGGTCCGCAGGGTGTTCACGGCGAACGCGGCGGTGTCGTGATCCATGCCGACGCTGACCCAGCCGGCGTTGGCGCCGATGTCGTAGACGCCGTAGGGGATGGCTTTGCCGGCCGGTCCGGGGAAGTCGTGGACGTTGACCTTCACCGGGTCCCCAGGCGGTCGCCATTCCTTGCCGACGTTCTTGAAGTTCCCGATCAGTTCCTTTTTCTTGCAGTCCACGGACACGACGGGCTGTCCGGCAGCGAGGGCCGCCCTGACCTGATCGTTGAGGTAGCGGAACTGGGCGTCGCGGTCGGGGTGCTGCTTGCCCTCGACGGTTTTGGCGTTGCCCTGCAAGGAGTAGCCGGCCTCGTGCAGCAGTCGGGCCACGACGTTCTCGGTGCACCGGTGTCCCCGATTGACCAGCTCGGCAACCAGGTGCGACAGCGATTTCGTGGTCCAGCGCAGCGGGTTCATCGGATCACCACGAGTCTCCGGCTCGACCAGGGCATCCAGGTCCACGGCCAGTTGCGGGTCCAGGACCTCGGCCCGTCTGCGGCCGCCTCCCGGCCCCCGGGACCGCCCGACCGCCAGCGGCTGCGGATCGTCCAGTTCCCCGCGGCCCCGTCGGATCGTGTCCTGGGACACCCCGGTCGCCTCACAGACGATCCGTGCACCGCCGCCACCCAGCTCACGAGCCTCGTTGCCGAGCCACAACCGTCGCTGCCGCTCGGTCAGGTGATCCCGGATCGCCTCGTAGCGCCGGGCCAGGGACTCCATATCGATCGGCATAGCAGGAAACGTACGCGCCGCGCGACTGATTCATAACTTGTTTCGCTACGAGCCCTAAGGCCCCACGAGGTCAGGACCGGGCGGGCGGCGTGCCGCGCGGCGGCGGAGCCGTCAGCCCGTGCTCCAGCGGGACCCTGATGGTTAATTCGGGGTCAAGCCGCGAGGGCGAGTTCGAGGCGGGCGAGGTGGCTGGTCCTGGTCCGGTCCATGGGGTGGCCGTTCCACCAGGCGTGGAGTCGGATGAGGTTGAGAGCGACGGCCGAGTAGACGTGCTCGAGGTGCGTCCGGGCCAGGCCGCGGTAGCGGGCACGGCGGGTGCCGGTGACCGCGACGGCCTGGCGGATGGTGCCCTCGACGCCTGCTCGTCGTCGGTATTCGTGCTGCCAGTCACGGGTGGCCTGGGCGAGGCGGGCGGTGTGCTGGAGCTCGTGGAGTTGGCGGGGCAGGACGGTGAGCTGCCGGTATCCGGCCTTCGAGGTGGTGCACCGGCCCCGGGCCGGGCACGGCTGGCAGGTGGTCTTGGCGAACTTGATGACCACGGCGTCGGTGCCGCGCTGGGTGCAGGGGCTCCAGGACGAGCTGGTGCGGCCCTGCGGGCAGACGGCGTTCTGCTGTTCGAAGTCGATGGCGAACGCGGCCCGGTCGTAGCCGGCACCGGCTCTGGCCTGGGGCGAGCAGTCGCCCAACAGCGGGCTGATCAGCACGGTGCCGAAGTCCTTGAGCGAGGAGGCGACAAGCGCCGCGGAGGGATAGCCGGAGTCGACGTAGTGCTCGCCCGGAGCCAGTTTCCGGCCGGCCAGGGTCTGGTGGATCGGCTCGGTCATCGACGCGTCCGGCACGGTGGCATCGGTCGTGGCCACGTTCGTGACCAGGTTCGGGGCGCGGTTGTCGCCATCATCGTCGTCACAGGTCTCGGACAGGTGGATCTTGTATCCCAGCCAGAACAAGTCCTCGCCCTTGGCCGCCCAGCGGGCGTCGGTGTCGTACGGAGAGCCGAGACGGACTCTGGCCGGCGGGAGACCGTCCTCGTCCGCCGCCCGCCGCCGCACCTCCCGTCCTCTGGGGGTGTCGGTGACCTGGTAGTTCTGCACCAGTACGGTCCGCAAGACCTGCACCGCGGGCAGCTCGCGCAGCCATCCCGGCACGTCGGCGCGGTAGACCGCTTCCAGCAGTGTGACCGCATCCGTTCCGAACGCGACGGCCAGGTCGGCGCGCTTGGACGCGGTGACGGGCAGCCGCCAGGAATCGACCCGGGCCGCATAACGCCTGGACCATGGTTCGACGTCCACGACCGTGGCGAGCCAGCCCGGTGCCGCGGCCGCAAGCGCCTCCAGCACGGCCCGCACACTCTCACCGGCCAACTCCAGGCGGTTCATGTCCCGCACCGCGCTGATCACGTGAGTGGAGTCTGTCCGCTGCTTCCCGCCCGGCTTGACCAGGCCCTTCTCCTTCAACGCGGCCAGCAGCAGGTCCAAGGCCCGCTCCTCCAGGCCGTGCTCGACCACCCGGGTGCGGAACTCCGACAACACCGACGCGTCGAACCCCTCGTCCGCCAGGCCGAGCCCGAGCGCGTATTTCCAGGTGAGGTCCTTGCGGGCGGCATCGGCGGCCTGCCGGTCGGTGAGGTTCTCCGCCATCTGCAGCACCGTGACCAGCGCCAGCAGGCCCGGCGAGAGTGCCGGTCGGCCCCGTGCACCGAACGCACCGGAGAACTCCGTGTCCGGGAACACCTCGGGCAACTGGTCCCGGATCGCCACCGCGAGCGGCGGCTCCTTACGCGCGTACATCTTCCGTACCGCCGCAGCGATCTCCGGCGACGGTTCCGGCCACGACCGCGGCGACATCGACAAAACGAGCCCCTCCCCGGCCGGACCCTCCCGGCACAGGAGGAACCTGCCCACCCACTCCCACCAGCACCCTCAGCCGCACGAATTAACCATCAGGGTCCAGCGGCAGACCAAACACCCGCAGACGGCGTGAGGCGTCCTGCGAAGACCGCAAGGAGCGGTCAGGGGAACACCGCTTATCACTGCCGTCCCGAAGACCGGAGATCTTGGTGGACCTGCTGCTGTATGCCTTACTTCCGCGGACACTCCTTCAGGCTCTGAACAGGGTGAGCAACCACCTCCACTGCAGTGTCGGCAAACGAACGTTATCTTGAGCTCCGAAATGATGCGCCTCGCTGACCTGAGGCGATGCGGTGAGGACAGCGTCCGTGAAGCAGCTCATGAGGCAGCTCGGGGCCATGTCAGCATGGCCCGATCGTTGCCGAACCTCGACCTGGGCGGCGGGCCTCCGGAATGGGCGGGCTCTGGAGCCTGGCGGCGCGGAGGTCGCCGAGTGCGTGGGCGAGTTGTTCTCGGAGCTGACGGTTTTCCTCGGTGAGGCGGCGGTTGCGTTCATTGGCGGCCTCCAGGCGCCGGATGAGCGAAGCGTCGGAGGCTCGTTGCCGGGCCGGAACCGGGTCGGCGGGGGCTCGCTGCCGTTCGGTCCGTAGGCGTTCGATCTCGGCTCGCAGCTCGGGCTGGGTGTCAACACCGTTGCGTTTGGCTTCTGAGCTGTACGTCAAGCCCTGGTGAACGGCGCAACGGGACCACCTGATAGATCAACGATCGGCGAAGAAAGTCGATCAAGGTCAGGGGTCCCGTTGCGGGAGAAGTCTGTCATCACGTCCACGATCGAGACGGCCCGGGGTGTGTTCGCGCCGGGTCATCTGGGGGAGTTGACCCAGATCGTGGACTTCGCGCTGGTGGACGCAGTGTTGGAGGAGACCGGTCGGCGCGAGAAGCGCGTGCGGCTGCTGCCTTCGCGGGTGGTGGTGTACTTCGTGCTCGCTCTCGCGCTGTTCGAACACCGCTCGTACCGTGCGGTGTGGTCCAAGCTGACCGCCGCCCTGACCCCGCTGGCCCTGGTGCGTCCTGCGGTCTCCTCGCTGACGCGGGCCAGGCGCAGGGTGGGGGCTGCACCTCTGCGGCGTCTGTTCGAGACGCTTGCCGGGCCCGTCGCCCGCCCTGGGCAGGCCGGGTCCTTCTACCGGGGCCTGCGCACCGTGGCCGTCGACGGGACCCTGCTGCACACCCCCGACGACGAGACGCTCACCTGGCGCTACCCCAAGCGGGCCGGGGAGAGTCTTGAGTTCGGCTACCCGCTCCTGCGGCTGCTGGCCCTGGTCGAGTGCGGAACGCGCGCGCTCGTAGCCGCCGCCTTCGGACCGGAGTCCGAGGGTGAACTTTCCTATGCCGTGCGGCTTCTGACCGCTCTGGACAAGACGATGCTCCTGCTGGCTGACGCGGCGTTCGACGGCAACGAGTTCCTTGATGCCGTCCACCAGAGCGGGGCTCGGTTCCTGGTGCGCTCCGGGGCCCGCCGCGTCCCCACACCCGCCGAGCACCTGGGCGACGGCTCCTACATCTCCCGCATCGGCTACGGCGTCTTGCGGGTACTGCTGCCGGTGCGCGTGATCGAGGCGACCCTCGCCGTCACCCTGGCCGATGGCACCGTCCGCACCGAGCAGTGGCGGCTGATCACCAATCTGCTGGACCCCGTCCGTTTCCCGGCCGCCGAGCTCGTTGAGCTCTATCACCGCAGGTGGCAGGCGGAAACTACGTATTTTTCGATCAAGGCCACGATGCTCGACGGCCGCGTCCTGCGCTCCCGCAGCATCGATGGTCTCGACCAGGAAGTCTACGCCCTGCTCACCGCCTACCAGGCTCTGATCCGCGCCGGCGACGATGCGCTGACCGGGCGGCCGGAAGTACCCATGGAACGGATCAGTCTCACCGTCCTGCTGACCGCCGCAACCGACACCGTCACCGCCGGCCAGGGAATCTTCCCCAGCACCCTCATCGACCTGGTCGGCGCGATCGGCCACGCAGCCCTGAGCGACCTCCTGCCCGCCCACCGACGGCAACGAGTGAAGGCCCGCACCCGCAAGAACCCCACCAGCAAGTACGGCCCGAACGCCGGACAGCGCCCCCAGCCTCACCAATTCACCGTGGTGGCTTGCTCTGGTGACGGAGCGTGAGATCGACATGGAGGGTGCCTCGACCTGCGATGATTCAGCTTCTCAAGGACTGGATCATGGCGGGGAGGAGGCACCCTCCGGGTGTCGAAGCTTACCGAGTGGGCGGACGGCCTGTCGTTGTCGGAGGGCGGGCGGAAGCTGGTGGGCAAGGCAGGGATCGTGCCGGTGCGGCGCCTGGCGGACAAGGTCGGCCTGACCGACACGCTGTCCTCGGCGTTGGTGCGACGGGACTTCCATCCGGTCCATGACCGGGGCGGGGTGCTGGTATCGGCGGCGTGTGCGGTGCTGCTGGGGGCGCGTTCGATCGCCGGGATCGCGGTGATGCGGCAGGCAGCACTGGTACTCGGGCAGCCGGCCTTGGCCTCCACGCTGTACCGCACCCTGGACCAGATCGGCCCGGTCCAGCTCACCAAGATCGCCTCGGCGCGGGCGAAGGTCCGCTCCCGGGTGCACGACCTGCGGGACCTGCGGCCGGGCGGCTTTCCGTGGATACGCGTGGATGGCAGGGAGCTGACCGGCTGGACGGTGCTGGACATCGATGCCTCCTTCGTGCCCGCCCACTCCGAGAAGGAGGGCGCCGAACCGCATCGCAAGGGTTTCGGCCTGCACCCGCTGCTGGTGTTCCTGGACAACACCGACGAGCACCTGGTGTGCCGCCTGCGCCCGGGCTCGGCCGGCGCGAACACCGCGAGCGACCACATTGAGGTCGCCACCGAGGCCGTGCGGCAGCTGCCGACCCGCCGCCGCAGGAAAGTCCTCTTCCGTGCCGACGGCGCGGGCGCGACGAAGCAATGGCTGGCCTGGATCGCCTCCGGCGGCGGCAACAAGGCCCACACCTGGGAATACTCGGTCGGCTGGAGCCGGGACGAGGACTTTTGGAGTGGCCTGGCCAAGGTCCCCGAGAAGGCCTGGACACCCGCGCTCGACGCGAAGGGCGTCCCCCGCGAGGACGCCGCCCTGGTGGAGATCACCGACCTGCTCGACCTCAGCGAATGGCCGCCCGGTCTGCGGATCATCGTCCGGCGCGAGCCCGTCCACCCCAAGTACACCAAGGACTTGAAGCCCTACGAGCAGGCAACCGGCTTCCGCTACACGGTGATCGCCACGAACACGGTCGGCCGGCAGCTGCAGTGGCTCGACGCCCGCCACCGCACCCACGCCCACGTCGAGTCCGGCATCCGACGCTCCAAGGCACTGACCCTGCTGCGACTGCCCTCGTTCAAATTCGCCCTCAACCAGGCCTGGTGCACCCTTCTCGCCACCGCCATGGACCTGCTGTCCTGGCTGCAGCTCCTCGCCCTCGACGGCCGTCTCGCCCGCGCCGAGCCCACGCCGTCCGCACCGACCTACTCGACGTCCCCGCCAAGCTGACCGACCACGCCCGCCGACGCGAGCTCAAGCTCGACCCCGCCTGGCCCGCCTCCCACCACGTCGTCACCGCATGGGACCGCATCCAGGCCCTGCCCGACCCCGGCTGACCACCACGCCGCCACCCCAACACACCGGAAGGAGGAGACCCGCAGCACCCTCGGTGAGTGGACACCGACGACCACCGCGACGACACGCGGCCCACCGACCTGACCCACGACTATCACCCCCTCAGAACGAACCATCAGGAACCGGACACCCCAGCCGAACCACTCACGCCGGCGCGCGCACATGAATGATCGAGGCCAGAAGGCCCAGAACTACACCGTCCATACCACCGTCACATTCTTTGCCCACGGCCTCAATAGCCGCTCACGGCGCTAACGCAACGGTGTTGCCGCCAGGGATCACCCGAGGGAGTGGCGCGCGACCCCGTTGTCCGGACAGCCTCCCCCGGCTGTCGAGGCCCCGGGCATCTTCCCGGGCCCCGAGCCGTCACCGCCTGGCCACGACTCGCAGCAGGAGGCAGCATAGCCACACGCCACCCCGCGGTGACGTCCCGTCTCGTGGTGTAGCCGATCAAACTGGCGGAATCCCCAGGTCGCGGCCCGAATCGCCTTCGCTGGACGCCCTGTTGAGACATATGGAGCCGGGACCAGCGGTGATCGCCCCACCGCCCGCAGCGGCACGTACCGGACGGATCCGAAGCGGAGGCGACAGACCGTGATCGCCTACACCACGAAGGGGGACACGACCCACCCCGCTCCTGGGCGGTGCGCGGCACCACGCGAACCGTGCGTGCTTACGGCGTAAGCACCTCCTTTCTCGGCTGGCCAACACCTCGCGCTGCGGACAGCCATGGCGCAAGTGCTTACGACGTAAGCACTCAAGGGAACTCACGCCTTGAGCAGCTCGATCAGTCTCTTTACCTGTTCCTGTGTCAGACGGCTGCGAAGCTCCAGTGCCAAGGCCTGCAGTTCGTCGTCTGAATCGACCGTGGCCTGCGCGGACTGCTTCTCTGTCGCCTCGGCTGCCTGATTGACAGCACCGTTTGTACGGGGCGAAGCGGGTTGCTCTGCCTTCTTCGTTCGTTCGCGCTTCTTGGCGGCGCGCTGCTGCAGTGCGTGTTCGGCGGCACTGTGCTGCTGCCGTTCAGGCAGCTGTCCGACTGTGCGGGCGACGTCCAAGGGAATCGTCTTCTCGGAGACGGCCTGCTTGAGCTCCGGGGTGAGATTGAGAAGGGCAAGTCTCTGGGTGACCCATCCGCTGGACTTGCCGAGTGCTCGGGCGACCGCCCGCTGAGAGCCGTGCACTTCGACTAGGCGCTGCAGGGCTCGCGCTTCGTCGAGGGGTTCGAGGTCCTCGTGTTGTACGGCTGCGGTGAGTGCGGTCTCCAGAAGGGTGTCCGCGTCTTCGGCGAGGGAGTCGTCGACGTGGACAGGGACGTCATCGAGGCCTGCGAGCCTCGCGCCGGCGAGGCGGCGGTTGCCGTCGACGACGACGTAGTGGGCCGACGTGAGGTCTGAGGCGCGCTCGGGATGGGCTGCCAGAAAGGCATCCCGGGTGACGATGGTGAGGGGCTGAATGACGCCTTTGCCGGTGAGGCTGTCCGCCATCTCCTCTATGGCTGCGAGGGTGGCCCTTGGGTTGTAGGGGTTGGATGCCAGCTGGTCGAGGGGGACGCGGGGGGTTTCGTTGTGAGATGCGCTGTGGCTTGCGGGCGGTGCACTGGCCTGGCCGGCGAAGGCGGCGAAGCTGGCGGCGCGGCTGCTCATGGGCTGAGCTACTGCGTCGAAGGTGGCTGATCCACCGAGAGCGTCGGCTTTGCTCATGTCAGTCTCCGGGCGATCTCGCGCATGTGGTGAGCCTGGTCAGATTCGGGGGCGTAGGCAAGGAGTCCTCGTTGGAGCCGTACGGCTTCGCGTTGCTCCTTCAGGTCGCCGATGACGGCGAGCACAGGGGGTGTGCCGAGGCTCTTCCACTTCTCCAGCGAGGACGTGGCGATGTAACCGCGGCGCGAGTCGTACTTGTTGACCACGAGCCCGAGTTGATCGACCTCGATGTCGTAGTCGCCAGCGAGGGATACGACTTGGTTGATGAGCATGCCGTAGGCCTGTGCGGAGGTGTCCTCGGCTTCGACGGGGATGACCAGTCCGGAGGAGCTGGGCTTTTCGCCTTCGCGGCGGCGGCCGTAGTAGATGGCGGCGTCCATCGCTAGTCCGAGGCTGGGCGGCGAGTCGATGACGATGGCGTCGAAGTGCTCTTCCAGTGGCGCCAAGGCTCGCTCTAGCGCGGCGTGGCGAGGCCCGCGGAACATGGTGAGGCCGGAGTCGAGCAGGAAGGCGTCGAATGCTGCGGGCAGGATGCGTAGCCGGCCGCCGAAGCGTGCTTCCTCTAT
It encodes the following:
- a CDS encoding IS1182 family transposase, yielding MAIRDQLPEVFPDTEFSGAFGARGRPALSPGLLALVTVLQMAENLTDRQAADAARKDLTWKYALGLGLADEGFDASVLSEFRTRVVEHGLEERALDLLLAALKEKGLVKPGGKQRTDSTHVISAVRDMNRLELAGESVRAVLEALAAAAPGWLATVVDVEPWSRRYAARVDSWRLPVTASKRADLAVAFGTDAVTLLEAVYRADVPGWLRELPAVQVLRTVLVQNYQVTDTPRGREVRRRAADEDGLPPARVRLGSPYDTDARWAAKGEDLFWLGYKIHLSETCDDDDGDNRAPNLVTNVATTDATVPDASMTEPIHQTLAGRKLAPGEHYVDSGYPSAALVASSLKDFGTVLISPLLGDCSPQARAGAGYDRAAFAIDFEQQNAVCPQGRTSSSWSPCTQRGTDAVVIKFAKTTCQPCPARGRCTTSKAGYRQLTVLPRQLHELQHTARLAQATRDWQHEYRRRAGVEGTIRQAVAVTGTRRARYRGLARTHLEHVYSAVALNLIRLHAWWNGHPMDRTRTSHLARLELALAA
- a CDS encoding IS4 family transposase, coding for MREKSVITSTIETARGVFAPGHLGELTQIVDFALVDAVLEETGRREKRVRLLPSRVVVYFVLALALFEHRSYRAVWSKLTAALTPLALVRPAVSSLTRARRRVGAAPLRRLFETLAGPVARPGQAGSFYRGLRTVAVDGTLLHTPDDETLTWRYPKRAGESLEFGYPLLRLLALVECGTRALVAAAFGPESEGELSYAVRLLTALDKTMLLLADAAFDGNEFLDAVHQSGARFLVRSGARRVPTPAEHLGDGSYISRIGYGVLRVLLPVRVIEATLAVTLADGTVRTEQWRLITNLLDPVRFPAAELVELYHRRWQAETTYFSIKATMLDGRVLRSRSIDGLDQEVYALLTAYQALIRAGDDALTGRPEVPMERISLTVLLTAATDTVTAGQGIFPSTLIDLVGAIGHAALSDLLPAHRRQRVKARTRKNPTSKYGPNAGQRPQPHQFTVVACSGDGA
- a CDS encoding IS1380 family transposase, translated to MSKLTEWADGLSLSEGGRKLVGKAGIVPVRRLADKVGLTDTLSSALVRRDFHPVHDRGGVLVSAACAVLLGARSIAGIAVMRQAALVLGQPALASTLYRTLDQIGPVQLTKIASARAKVRSRVHDLRDLRPGGFPWIRVDGRELTGWTVLDIDASFVPAHSEKEGAEPHRKGFGLHPLLVFLDNTDEHLVCRLRPGSAGANTASDHIEVATEAVRQLPTRRRRKVLFRADGAGATKQWLAWIASGGGNKAHTWEYSVGWSRDEDFWSGLAKVPEKAWTPALDAKGVPREDAALVEITDLLDLSEWPPGLRIIVRREPVHPKYTKDLKPYEQATGFRYTVIATNTVGRQLQWLDARHRTHAHVESGIRRSKALTLLRLPSFKFALNQAWCTLLATAMDLLSWLQLLALDGRLARAEPTPSAPTYSTSPPS
- a CDS encoding ParB/RepB/Spo0J family partition protein, which encodes MSKADALGGSATFDAVAQPMSSRAASFAAFAGQASAPPASHSASHNETPRVPLDQLASNPYNPRATLAAIEEMADSLTGKGVIQPLTIVTRDAFLAAHPERASDLTSAHYVVVDGNRRLAGARLAGLDDVPVHVDDSLAEDADTLLETALTAAVQHEDLEPLDEARALQRLVEVHGSQRAVARALGKSSGWVTQRLALLNLTPELKQAVSEKTIPLDVARTVGQLPERQQHSAAEHALQQRAAKKRERTKKAEQPASPRTNGAVNQAAEATEKQSAQATVDSDDELQALALELRSRLTQEQVKRLIELLKA